In a genomic window of candidate division TA06 bacterium:
- a CDS encoding ATP-binding protein: MLRRFLENRLLDSLREFPIVLVTGARQVGKTTLVRAMASSKWPAKYATLDTLATLEAALRDPDGFLSENPAPLIIDEVQKAPDLLRAIKLRVDNNRKPGQYILTGSANIMTLKTVSETLAGRVALLNLYPFSWAELLKKKQPDTLPHLFRTTRPSEFISALPSKSPVPSYKEIKARILAGGYPVPSLMGSKSSRSTWFDGYRQTYLERDVRDITHLGNLPDFNRLLSMSASRTSQLLNYSSMSQDLGLPYTTVRRHLGLLETTYQIFLLRPYYANIGKRLIKSPKLHLTDTGMACHLMGIDSWSVLERQNKVGAIFETWVASELLKLISVSSPGTRLWFWRTVDRKEVDFLIEKGGELIAIQVTWSQKVGRRTIASLHACAEDLGSSVRLALVLYPGDESIALDRRTALIPITAFLGV; this comes from the coding sequence ATGCTGCGGCGATTCCTGGAAAACAGACTCCTAGACTCCCTACGGGAATTTCCGATAGTGCTGGTGACCGGAGCCAGACAGGTGGGTAAGACCACCCTCGTCCGAGCTATGGCCTCAAGCAAGTGGCCAGCGAAGTACGCAACACTAGATACACTTGCCACATTGGAGGCCGCACTACGAGATCCCGACGGGTTCCTCTCCGAGAATCCCGCGCCACTCATCATCGACGAAGTCCAAAAAGCGCCAGATCTTCTGCGAGCCATTAAGCTTCGTGTCGATAACAACAGGAAACCTGGCCAATACATCCTTACCGGATCAGCAAACATAATGACCCTGAAAACAGTTTCAGAAACGCTTGCTGGTAGGGTAGCTCTTCTCAACCTCTATCCATTCTCTTGGGCTGAACTCCTCAAGAAGAAACAACCAGATACCTTGCCTCATCTCTTTCGGACAACACGACCGAGCGAATTCATCTCTGCTTTGCCCAGCAAATCTCCCGTACCCAGCTACAAAGAAATCAAAGCAAGAATCCTTGCGGGAGGATATCCAGTCCCATCGCTTATGGGCTCGAAGTCGTCTCGATCTACGTGGTTTGACGGATACAGGCAGACTTACCTCGAGCGAGATGTCCGCGACATTACACACCTCGGGAATCTTCCCGATTTCAACAGGCTTCTCTCGATGTCAGCGTCACGCACATCTCAGCTTCTGAATTACTCCAGTATGTCGCAGGACCTGGGTCTCCCCTATACCACGGTGCGAAGGCACCTGGGTCTTTTGGAAACGACTTACCAGATCTTCCTATTGCGACCGTACTATGCGAATATCGGCAAGCGGCTCATAAAGAGTCCCAAACTGCATCTTACCGACACAGGAATGGCGTGTCATTTGATGGGCATAGATAGTTGGTCTGTACTTGAGAGACAGAACAAAGTCGGGGCTATATTTGAAACGTGGGTTGCCAGTGAGCTGCTGAAGCTGATTTCCGTTTCCAGTCCAGGAACGAGACTATGGTTCTGGCGCACCGTTGATAGAAAAGAGGTCGACTTTCTCATCGAGAAAGGTGGAGAGCTGATAGCCATACAGGTTACGTGGAGCCAGAAGGTGGGCAGAAGAACCATAGCCTCGCTCCACGCATGCGCAGAAGACCTTGGCTCGTCGGTGAGATTAGCGCTCGTCCTGTATCCTGGGGATGAGAGCATTGCACTCGACCGCAGGACCGCACTAATCCCCATCACCGCCTTC
- a CDS encoding heavy metal-responsive transcriptional regulator, which produces MENLTIGQLAKRAHVNIETVRYYERRGLMPEPTRRESGYRQYSQDDVARLQFIKRAKELGFSLEEISELFSLRVDPHTTCGDVKMHAEAKIADIEERIKTLQKMKKALVKLAVTCTGRGPVTECPILEALDSEM; this is translated from the coding sequence GTGGAAAACTTGACAATAGGTCAGTTGGCCAAAAGGGCACATGTGAACATTGAGACTGTTCGCTACTATGAACGACGAGGGCTTATGCCCGAGCCGACTCGGAGAGAGTCTGGCTACCGGCAGTACTCGCAGGACGATGTCGCGCGCCTCCAGTTCATCAAGCGCGCAAAAGAACTGGGGTTCTCCCTTGAGGAAATCTCAGAACTTTTCTCTTTGCGAGTTGATCCTCATACTACTTGTGGCGACGTCAAAATGCATGCCGAGGCCAAGATTGCCGATATTGAGGAAAGGATCAAGACTCTTCAGAAGATGAAGAAGGCTCTCGTGAAACTGGCAGTCACCTGCACAGGACGGGGTCCTGTGACCGAATGCCCGATACTGGAGGCGCTTGATTCTGAGATGTAG
- a CDS encoding SHOCT domain-containing protein, giving the protein MMDFGQGWGMMNNWYGGMFMWIIFLAIVGLVVYLVLRNEKKSTSGSSFNETPLDILKKRYASGEITKDEFERMKKDLA; this is encoded by the coding sequence ATGATGGATTTTGGCCAGGGATGGGGCATGATGAACAATTGGTATGGAGGCATGTTCATGTGGATTATCTTTCTTGCGATAGTCGGCTTGGTGGTCTATCTCGTTTTGAGAAACGAAAAGAAAAGCACTTCTGGATCCTCGTTCAATGAAACACCTTTAGACATTCTAAAGAAACGGTACGCCAGTGGAGAGATTACCAAAGACGAGTTCGAGAGAATGAAGAAGGATCTAGCGTGA
- a CDS encoding YHS domain-containing protein encodes MTEKVMDPVCLMEIDKDTAVGPVEHMGKTFYFCCVGCKEKFENDPMKYMNRESVGNASSHCC; translated from the coding sequence ATGACAGAGAAGGTTATGGACCCGGTCTGTCTCATGGAGATAGACAAAGACACTGCTGTAGGACCGGTTGAGCACATGGGAAAGACATTCTATTTCTGTTGCGTGGGGTGTAAAGAGAAATTTGAAAATGATCCCATGAAATACATGAACAGGGAATCCGTGGGTAACGCGAGCTCTCACTGCTGCTAG
- a CDS encoding thioredoxin, which translates to MIKVEVLTMPGCTHCASAKETVEKIQDDFPEMKVEIIDVTEHPEVSQKYMLMSAPGIVINGKLEFTGGVKEELLRKKLNDLKG; encoded by the coding sequence ATGATAAAGGTTGAGGTTTTGACAATGCCAGGATGCACTCACTGTGCATCCGCAAAAGAGACCGTAGAAAAGATACAGGACGATTTCCCAGAGATGAAAGTTGAGATCATCGATGTAACGGAACATCCGGAAGTCTCTCAGAAGTACATGCTCATGTCTGCCCCCGGTATAGTCATAAACGGAAAACTGGAATTTACTGGTGGAGTCAAAGAAGAGCTTCTCAGAAAGAAGCTTAATGATTTGAAAGGCTAA
- a CDS encoding cytochrome C biogenesis protein, which translates to MKDQIELSENEKRIRSRLVILAFILFSVFVLGMVYLATNPATTVTAGLSYAAGLSMITLPCTFPLVFVIVPMSMGKGYKKGFLMALLFGLGLTVTITVYAVVIALAGSYFGMDRATTIMYVVAGTAALLFGLSELALIKFTLPTFGRGIPRIIVERQDYLKALFMGLFLGNAGVACPNPAFYVMLTYIATVGEAATASILGAIHGLGRATPLIFLAILGIIGVNATQALVKRRLAIGRLTGWFLVGIGAVILTIGIYGHHWLLATGLHGGWDALFAKAGGVAEYECCIEPPCTECLTNNLWEGGACFCRKVLEEGSFEGVDNICDECGVGISEGRGVFEMARRTSKYALSTMAAFIVVPIGWFFFKRKREKKGGKSDDKG; encoded by the coding sequence ATGAAAGACCAAATCGAACTATCCGAAAATGAAAAGAGAATTAGGTCAAGACTCGTCATTCTTGCCTTTATCCTCTTTTCCGTCTTTGTCCTCGGCATGGTCTATCTGGCAACGAATCCTGCCACAACCGTAACCGCCGGACTCTCATACGCCGCCGGGTTATCTATGATTACCCTCCCCTGTACATTTCCGCTGGTCTTCGTGATAGTGCCGATGAGCATGGGGAAGGGCTACAAGAAGGGTTTCCTCATGGCCCTTCTTTTCGGCCTTGGACTGACAGTTACTATAACAGTCTATGCGGTGGTCATAGCCTTGGCAGGTTCATATTTCGGCATGGACAGGGCAACGACCATCATGTACGTGGTTGCGGGAACGGCAGCCCTTCTCTTCGGGCTTTCGGAACTTGCCCTCATCAAGTTCACATTGCCAACTTTCGGCCGGGGGATACCACGGATCATAGTCGAGAGGCAGGACTACCTTAAGGCCCTCTTTATGGGCCTCTTTCTGGGCAATGCGGGGGTTGCCTGCCCTAACCCCGCGTTCTACGTGATGCTGACTTATATCGCTACAGTGGGGGAAGCCGCGACGGCGTCTATCTTAGGGGCCATTCACGGCTTGGGAAGGGCAACCCCCCTAATATTCCTTGCCATACTGGGTATCATCGGGGTGAACGCAACTCAGGCCCTCGTGAAGCGGAGGTTGGCGATAGGGAGGCTCACCGGCTGGTTCCTGGTAGGTATTGGCGCAGTAATACTAACCATCGGCATATACGGTCACCACTGGCTTCTGGCGACAGGCCTTCACGGAGGATGGGACGCTCTGTTTGCAAAGGCAGGCGGAGTGGCTGAATACGAGTGCTGTATAGAACCGCCGTGCACGGAATGCCTTACAAACAATCTGTGGGAGGGCGGAGCCTGTTTCTGCAGGAAGGTGCTGGAGGAAGGCTCATTTGAAGGCGTTGATAATATTTGTGACGAATGCGGCGTCGGGATTTCAGAAGGGAGAGGTGTCTTTGAGATGGCCAGACGGACATCGAAGTATGCCCTTTCAACGATGGCGGCATTCATAGTAGTTCCGATAGGATGGTTCTTTTTCAAAAGAAAAAGAGAAAAGAAGGGAGGAAAATCAGATGATAAAGGTTGA